One genomic segment of Syngnathus typhle isolate RoL2023-S1 ecotype Sweden linkage group LG8, RoL_Styp_1.0, whole genome shotgun sequence includes these proteins:
- the vox gene encoding ventral homeobox produces MVKYFSVDWLARSHHDKALEEKEGAAIAMDSVANCKPHIPCMVQPSPPAYGKSYVQPKPKSSKPAEPMETTRCTSPISETSDYSSGYDSEAASSECIDEAEAAAAAAAGKDSAQRRVRTKFTPEQINRLLKIFNKHKYLDAGERVKTARKLGLTETQVRTWFQNRRMKLKREVQDLTPQIQPVMFQHMHPIQYHAVSGQQSHFPAAGAAFYPVVPLPLPPPPPPPHLVLQQQHMAPHPGPRVMIHSSHFY; encoded by the exons ATGGTGAAGTACTTTTCTGTGGATTGGCTCGCCCGGAGCCACCACGACAAGGCGCTCGAGGAGAAAGAAGGGGCTGCAATTGCGATGGACAGTGTGGCCAACTGCAAGCCGCACATTCCCTGCATGGTGCAGCCGAGCCCGCCTGCCTACGGCAAAAGTTACGTGCAGCCCAAACCAAAGTCATCCAAGCCTGCAGAGCCGATGGAGACCACACGCTGCACATCACCAA TTTCAGAAACAAGCGACTACTCGTCTGGCTACGATAGTGAAGCCGCTTCCTCCGAGTGCATAGACGAGGCGgaggctgcggcggcggcggcggccgggaAAGACAGCGCTCAGCGTCGAGTGCGCACCAAATTCACCCCGGAGCAAATCAACAGACTGTTAAAGATCTTCAACAAGCACAAGTACCTGGATGCTGGCGAGAGGGTGAAGACAGCGCGCAAGCTGGGGCTAACTGAAACGCAG GTGAGGACCTGGTTCCAGAATCGGAGGATGAAACTCAAGCGGGAGGTGCAGGACCTCACTCCTCAAATCCAACCGGTCATGTTTCAACATATGCATCCGATTCAGTACCACGCCGTTTCTGGACAGCAAAGCCACTTCCCAGCAGCCGGAGCAGCATTTTACCCCGTGGTCCctctgccgctgccgccgccgccgccgccgccgcacctgGTCCTGCAACAGCAGCATATGGCTCCTCACCCAGGGCCCCGTGTTATGATCCACAGCTCACATTTCTACTAA
- the vent gene encoding LOW QUALITY PROTEIN: ventral expressed homeobox (The sequence of the model RefSeq protein was modified relative to this genomic sequence to represent the inferred CDS: substituted 1 base at 1 genomic stop codon), with protein sequence MANFSVEWLSQGFYAKEKDAGEMTLQKSVHSNFQVDEPKNSPNNSCGYTNSSESELGEGELFHQRRTRTKFTPEQIDNLESSFNKHKYXGSSQRRKIAMKLNLSETQLSCLLEVKTWFQNRRMKFKRELHEMRSDFLPVAAVLRPPVLFQHHVLDEQLHHSSAYYAQPRLLH encoded by the exons ATGGCCAACTTCTCGGTGGAGTGGCTCTCTCAAGGTTTTTACGCTAAGGAAAAGGATGCTGGTGAGATGACTCTCCAGAAAAGTGTGCATTCTAATTTCCAGGTTGATGAGCCCAAAAACTCCCCAAACA ACAGTTGCGGTTACACTAACAGCTCGGAAAGTGAGCTGGGAGAAGGAGAGCTTTTCCACCAACGGAGGACGAGGACCAAATTCACCCCTGAGCAAATCGATAATCTGGAGAGCAGTTTCAACAAGCATAAATATTGAGGATCCTCCCAACGAAGAAAAATTGCCATGAAACTTAACCTTTCTGAAACTCAATTAAGTTGTCTCTTGGAG GTGAAGACATGGTTTCAAAATAGAAGGATGAAGTTCAAACGGGAGCTGCACGAGATGCGCTCTGACTTTCTTCCCGTGGCCGCCGTTCTGCGGCCGCCTGTCCTGTTTCAGCACCACGTCCTCGATGAACAGCTCCACCACAGCAGTGCCTACTACGCGCAACCCCGCCTACTACATTAG
- the hs3st1l1 gene encoding heparan sulfate (glucosamine) 3-O-sulfotransferase 1-like1 — protein sequence MASLLASAFLLVLQTFAAPPQAAFSLNRLDLTDNDQDAASSPPPGTSKRAPHSIIIGVRKGGTRALLEMLDIHPEVAAAATEVHFFDWDENYAKGLEWYRELMPYSYPHQITMEKTPGYFTSTLAPQRICAMNSSMKLLLILRDPAERVVSDYTQVYFNRLENHKPVQAIENLLVRNGALNTRYKAIQRSLYDIHMRNWLRHFPLEQIHIVDGDLLIHDPLPELQKVERFLNLPPRIVASNFYFNQTKGFYCIRSDGRERCLHESKGRPHPAVNSTVLQQLRSYLQEHNRTFFRLVKRTFNWQ from the coding sequence ATGGCTAGCCTCCTGGCATCCGCCTTCCTTTTGGTTCTCCAAACGTTCGCTGCCCCACCTCAGGCGGCTTTTAGTTTGAACAGACTAGACCTTACCGACAACGACCAAGACGCGGCCTCGTCTCCTCCGCCGGGGACGAGCAAAAGAGCCCCGCATAGCATTATAATCGGGGTACGCAAAGGAGGTACGAGAGCCCTGCTGGAAATGCTGGACATCCATCCCGAGGTGGCCGCCGCCGCGACCGAGGTGCATTTCTTCGACTGGGACGAGAACTACGCCAAAGGCTTGGAGTGGTACCGTGAGCTGATGCCCTACTCGTACCCGCACCAGATAACCATGGAGAAGACCCCGGGATACTTCACGTCCACTCTTGCGCCCCAACGCATCTGCGCCATGAACTCATCCATGAAGCTGCTCCTGATCCTCCGCGACCCGGCCGAGCGGGTGGTCTCGGACTACACCCAGGTGTACTTCAACCGTCTGGAGAACCACAAACCGGTGCAGGCCATCGAGAACCTTCTGGTACGAAACGGGGCCCTGAATACCCGCTACAAGGCCATTCAGAGGAGCCTGTACGATATTCACATGCGCAATTGGCTGCGTCATTTCCCTCTGGAACAGATTCATATCGTGGATGGCGATTTGCTTATTCACGACCCCTTGCCAGAGCTTCAAAAAGTGGAGCGCTTCCTCAACTTGCCTCCCAGGATAGTCGCCTCCAACTTCTACTTCAATCAGACGAAGGGATTTTACTGTATTCGAAGCGACGGTCGAGAGCGATGTCTGCACGAGTCCAAGGGCCGCCCGCACCCTGCGGTCAACAGTACTGTTCTCCAACAACTTCGTTCTTACCTGCAGGAGCACAACAGGACCTTCTTTCGGCTGGtgaagcgcaccttcaattggCAGTAA